One genomic window of Candidatus Kuenenia stuttgartiensis includes the following:
- a CDS encoding ABC-three component system protein, with amino-acid sequence MKSNAPGQLLGYTIQFPRALYHLLRSGPGDAVCVEVRGDVATLKPDGGVITEEDKSSIVGNPLTDKSTDLWKTFSNWIKAITSRNLGVGKTKFILYCNQSGRSGIVDKFSSARNQKEAQSAIDDAKKVLNDIKKDHDIWEYYDLVVNQNESLLVKVVERFELQIGSDTGYDNVRYEIRRKHVPVSQIEFLMDQISGWLQKVITEKIAARELAIISWEKFDQQFLVLFNRARCRELVDFTLQYPLKDEDIQSQVKVRPVYLKQLDVIGTTDDDILEAVSDFLRADVNRERWIESGIIDEDIASDFETKLNNFWKNQRIRIDITEKSLSEEDKGQLLFRDCKSRAETIRDMSPPCSTIAGTYHALTNKPVLGWHPNWEKLFPKQKED; translated from the coding sequence ATGAAATCAAATGCACCAGGTCAGTTACTAGGGTATACAATTCAGTTTCCACGTGCATTGTACCACCTTCTTAGGAGTGGCCCAGGCGATGCTGTTTGTGTTGAAGTTCGGGGCGATGTAGCAACTCTTAAACCAGATGGAGGGGTAATTACCGAGGAAGACAAATCTTCAATAGTTGGAAATCCCCTGACCGACAAATCGACCGATTTGTGGAAAACATTTTCAAATTGGATAAAAGCAATCACAAGTAGAAACCTAGGTGTAGGAAAAACAAAATTTATCCTGTATTGTAATCAGTCTGGAAGAAGCGGTATTGTCGATAAATTTAGTTCTGCGCGAAACCAAAAGGAAGCGCAATCTGCAATTGATGACGCAAAAAAAGTGCTTAATGATATAAAAAAGGACCATGATATTTGGGAATACTATGATTTAGTGGTTAATCAAAACGAGTCTTTGCTGGTAAAAGTTGTGGAAAGATTTGAGCTTCAAATCGGAAGTGACACTGGTTATGATAACGTGCGCTACGAAATTCGGCGCAAGCATGTTCCAGTAAGCCAAATTGAATTTCTTATGGATCAAATCAGTGGTTGGTTACAGAAAGTAATCACTGAAAAAATTGCAGCACGGGAACTAGCAATCATAAGTTGGGAAAAATTTGATCAACAGTTTTTAGTTCTGTTTAATCGTGCTCGTTGTCGAGAACTTGTTGATTTTACATTGCAGTATCCTCTAAAGGACGAAGATATCCAAAGCCAGGTAAAAGTTCGTCCGGTATATCTGAAACAGCTTGATGTAATCGGCACTACTGATGATGATATATTAGAGGCAGTGTCAGATTTTTTGAGAGCAGATGTAAATCGTGAACGGTGGATAGAGAGCGGCATCATTGACGAAGATATTGCTTCTGATTTTGAGACAAAGTTAAATAACTTTTGGAAAAACCAAAGAATAAGAATAGACATTACTGAAAAAAGTTTAAGTGAAGAAGATAAAGGACAATTGCTTTTCAGAGATTGTAAGTCAAGGGCGGAAACAATCAGAGATATGTCGCCCCCATGCTCAACGATCGCTGGGACATATCATGCTCTGACTAATAAACCAGTTCTTGGCTGGCATCCTAATTGGGAAAAACTATTTCCAAAACAAAAGGAGGATTGA
- a CDS encoding ABC transporter permease produces MMIKILIRNAFRHKLRSVLTIAGIAIAVLAYGLLHTVIDAWYAGVAASSANRLVTRNSISLVFRLPLSYREKIRSADGVKIVSYGNWFGGYYKDEKDFFANFAVEPTSYLKLYPEYKIPENETTSFLKNRKGCLVGKKLADRFGWAVGDSITLVSAIYPGKWEFVLSAVYEGKHKNVDETMFFFHWDYFNETMKKVRPFSADNVGFYIIGIDRPENAAGIAEAIDAMFKNSLAETLTETEKAFQLGFVAMSEAILKAVQLVSFVIIVIILIVVANTMVMSVRERTAEYAIFKTIGFSGGYIAALIIGESMMITLIGGILGISATYPAAIAFSNAVGTYFPVFNITGKTIFMDAVVIIIVGLSAGILPAWRAMSVRISEGLRKIG; encoded by the coding sequence ATGATGATCAAGATTCTCATTCGTAACGCCTTCAGGCATAAACTCCGCAGTGTTTTAACCATAGCGGGCATAGCAATCGCCGTGTTAGCCTATGGATTACTTCACACTGTAATTGACGCATGGTATGCCGGGGTTGCAGCTTCATCTGCAAACCGGCTGGTCACGAGGAATTCAATATCACTTGTTTTCCGTCTACCGCTTTCCTATCGCGAAAAAATCCGCTCTGCCGATGGCGTCAAAATAGTTTCCTATGGCAATTGGTTTGGCGGATATTATAAAGATGAAAAAGACTTTTTCGCAAACTTCGCCGTGGAACCCACCTCATATCTTAAACTCTATCCCGAATACAAAATACCTGAAAATGAAACGACATCGTTTCTTAAAAACAGAAAAGGCTGCCTTGTTGGGAAGAAATTGGCCGACAGATTTGGGTGGGCAGTTGGGGATAGTATTACATTGGTCAGTGCCATTTACCCCGGGAAATGGGAATTTGTCTTAAGCGCCGTTTATGAAGGGAAACATAAAAATGTGGACGAGACCATGTTCTTCTTCCATTGGGATTATTTTAATGAAACAATGAAAAAGGTGAGACCCTTTTCAGCGGATAATGTAGGATTTTATATTATTGGCATCGATAGACCTGAAAACGCTGCCGGCATTGCAGAGGCTATTGATGCTATGTTTAAAAATTCACTGGCGGAAACGCTTACCGAAACTGAAAAGGCATTTCAACTCGGATTTGTTGCCATGAGCGAAGCCATCCTTAAAGCGGTTCAACTGGTTTCGTTTGTGATTATTGTGATTATTCTCATCGTTGTCGCAAACACGATGGTAATGTCTGTACGTGAACGCACTGCGGAGTATGCGATATTTAAAACCATAGGTTTTTCAGGCGGATATATTGCTGCGCTTATCATTGGAGAGTCTATGATGATTACGCTAATCGGAGGGATACTGGGCATATCTGCAACATATCCGGCGGCTATCGCATTTTCAAATGCCGTAGGGACTTATTTCCCGGTATTTAATATCACCGGAAAAACTATTTTTATGGATGCGGTTGTTATCATAATCGTAGGTCTATCTGCCGGCATACTTCCTGCATGGAGGGCAATGAGTGTGCGAATATCCGAAGGGCTGAGAAAGATAGGGTGA
- a CDS encoding type II toxin-antitoxin system PemK/MazF family toxin, producing the protein MTISQSQRRPALVIATLEGDDVILCQITSKTIKDNYSISIDDRDFETGSLKQPSNIRPNRLFTADSHIILYRIGNLTKIKINAIIGKVIEIIRK; encoded by the coding sequence TTGACTATATCACAATCCCAAAGACGGCCTGCTTTAGTAATTGCAACCTTAGAAGGAGATGATGTAATTCTCTGTCAGATAACAAGCAAAACCATAAAAGACAATTATTCTATTTCCATTGATGATAGAGATTTCGAGACAGGGAGCCTCAAACAACCAAGTAACATAAGACCTAATCGGTTATTTACCGCAGATAGTCATATTATCTTGTACCGCATTGGCAATCTTACTAAAATAAAAATTAATGCGATTATCGGTAAAGTTATTGAAATAATTCGTAAGTAA
- a CDS encoding helix-turn-helix domain-containing protein, whose translation MQLKYQKPLSIRSWDDIQKYIILGKTHESIILDFKKEIPLKNPNSAKETARDIAQFANTWGGCLLVGVEEIKSPQGYKIAGEFCGVEDSESLKKFLHNKVVNYLYPSTISFQDVIISGNTSLPLKRQNGDTYLTPFLFPS comes from the coding sequence ATGCAACTTAAATATCAGAAGCCATTATCTATCCGTTCGTGGGATGATATTCAGAAATACATCATACTCGGTAAAACTCATGAATCTATCATATTGGATTTTAAAAAAGAGATTCCCTTGAAAAACCCGAATAGTGCAAAAGAAACTGCCAGAGATATAGCTCAGTTTGCAAACACATGGGGAGGGTGCCTTCTTGTTGGAGTGGAAGAAATTAAGTCTCCGCAGGGGTATAAGATCGCGGGTGAGTTTTGTGGTGTTGAAGACTCCGAATCTCTAAAGAAGTTTCTCCATAATAAGGTGGTAAATTACCTGTATCCGTCAACTATCAGCTTTCAAGACGTTATCATTTCTGGTAATACATCCCTTCCTCTCAAGCGCCAAAATGGTGACACTTATCTCACACCTTTTTTATTCCCTAGTTAG
- a CDS encoding ABC transporter ATP-binding protein: MVSIQNVTKTYKRGNEVISVLKDISLNIGQGEYLALMGPSGSGKSTLLNLIAGLDRADAGSIEVDGIDIAILSESELARWRATNVGFIFQFYNLIPVLTAYENVELPLILTSLSGRERKEHVYTALKAVNMEDRLWHYPSQLSGGQQQRVAIARAIVTDPAILVADEPTGDLDRVSAEIVLELMDRLNKDMGKTIIVVTHDPWAGNRAHSMKHLDKGVLSNDDQDSHS; encoded by the coding sequence ATGGTATCTATTCAAAATGTGACAAAAACCTATAAGAGGGGAAACGAGGTAATAAGTGTATTAAAAGACATTTCCCTGAATATCGGACAAGGCGAATATTTAGCGCTTATGGGGCCTTCAGGTTCGGGGAAAAGCACGCTCCTGAACCTTATTGCCGGACTTGATCGTGCAGACGCCGGTTCGATAGAAGTGGACGGCATAGATATCGCCATATTATCAGAATCCGAACTCGCGCGGTGGCGTGCTACTAATGTGGGGTTTATCTTCCAGTTTTACAATCTCATTCCAGTTCTTACGGCATATGAAAATGTTGAATTGCCCCTTATCCTCACCAGCCTTTCCGGCAGAGAACGAAAAGAACATGTGTATACCGCTTTAAAAGCCGTAAATATGGAAGACCGGCTGTGGCATTATCCTTCCCAACTATCCGGAGGACAACAACAGAGGGTTGCGATTGCGAGGGCAATAGTAACAGACCCGGCGATACTTGTCGCCGATGAACCGACCGGAGACCTGGACAGGGTTTCTGCGGAAATAGTGCTTGAGCTTATGGATCGTTTAAACAAGGATATGGGGAAAACCATTATCGTGGTAACCCATGATCCCTGGGCGGGAAACAGGGCGCATAGCATGAAGCATCTTGACAAGGGAGTTTTGAGCAATGATGATCAAGATTCTCATTCGTAA
- a CDS encoding ABC transporter permease, whose amino-acid sequence MRLLFFYSFRNLLTRRVTTALTASGMALVVFVFAAIIMLAEGLQKTLIETGSYNNIVVLRKSSSTEVQSIIERYQASIIETQPEVALDENGRRMFAKELVVLITLQKKGSSSSANVVIRGIGNASVDMRPQVKLSAGRLPLMGTSEIMTGNSVAKRFKNAGLGDSIFFAMRPWKVVGIFDAGDTGFSSEIWGDADQFMQAFRRNAYSSLIFRAEDDASLQKLQRRIENDPRLTFDAMIEVDYYKKQSEMMAKFLRILGISLTAIFSIGAVIGAMVTMYSAVANRTSEIGTLRALGFSRVNILLAFLLESIILGFLGGCTGLFFASVLQFISVSTTNFQTFSELAFRFRLSPGIILKAMAFALLMGFFGGILPAFRASRMNIVESLREV is encoded by the coding sequence ATGAGACTCCTTTTTTTTTATAGTTTTCGGAATTTATTGACCCGCCGGGTGACTACCGCGCTAACTGCATCAGGCATGGCGCTGGTTGTATTCGTCTTTGCCGCAATTATTATGCTCGCCGAAGGACTGCAAAAAACCCTTATCGAAACAGGGTCATACAATAATATCGTTGTGCTTAGAAAGTCCTCGTCTACAGAGGTGCAAAGCATCATCGAAAGATATCAGGCGTCTATTATTGAAACGCAGCCGGAAGTGGCATTGGATGAAAACGGGCGCAGAATGTTTGCAAAAGAACTGGTGGTTTTAATTACTCTTCAAAAAAAAGGAAGCAGCAGTTCTGCAAATGTTGTTATCCGTGGGATTGGCAATGCCTCCGTTGATATGCGGCCTCAGGTAAAACTTTCGGCGGGCAGGCTGCCTCTTATGGGAACATCAGAAATAATGACAGGGAATAGCGTGGCAAAACGGTTTAAAAATGCAGGGTTGGGCGATTCGATATTTTTTGCAATGAGGCCATGGAAGGTTGTGGGGATTTTTGACGCGGGCGATACCGGGTTCAGTTCTGAAATATGGGGAGACGCCGATCAGTTTATGCAGGCTTTTCGAAGAAACGCATATTCATCCCTTATTTTTCGCGCGGAGGACGATGCTTCCTTGCAGAAATTACAACGCCGTATTGAAAACGATCCGCGGTTGACCTTTGATGCGATGATTGAAGTAGATTATTACAAAAAACAGTCCGAGATGATGGCAAAGTTTTTAAGAATATTGGGTATTTCACTTACCGCGATATTTTCAATCGGGGCGGTAATTGGCGCAATGGTTACCATGTACTCGGCAGTAGCGAACCGCACTTCAGAAATAGGCACATTGCGTGCGCTTGGTTTTAGCAGGGTGAATATCCTTCTGGCGTTTCTGTTGGAATCGATTATTCTTGGTTTTTTAGGGGGATGTACCGGATTGTTTTTTGCTTCCGTGCTGCAGTTTATCAGTGTATCTACAACCAATTTTCAGACATTTTCAGAACTCGCCTTCCGCTTCAGGCTTAGTCCGGGAATCATTCTCAAGGCAATGGCATTTGCGCTCCTTATGGGATTTTTCGGCGGCATACTGCCTGCATTTCGCGCATCACGCATGAACATAGTGGAGTCCCTGAGAGAGGTATGA
- a CDS encoding DUF3732 domain-containing protein, producing the protein MKFQLLKLIVWPRSDEFPPRIVDFKPGKVNVITGASRTGKSAIIPIIDYCLASSDCFIPIDTIRNYASWYGVVFQTETEQILISRKIPLGNKVSNDFYLLRGSIVSIPPAIKKANENTDGVKHILNTISSVPYLPLDGGDGERAYQARLGFRDLMALVFQNQDIVANQNILFYKTHAHEHRERLRNWFPFILGAENIEILTARQRLQIVEKRLNQLRREFEKSKAISASWMANMLGHIKVAKEYGILEEDVSDATSPEDLLAAAKRIFEHIPEHSQTKFENIEKANKEVLELELEEERISAEIGVSKKRLNDVQRLKSSLLDYGNSVRKRVDRLHISQWLENIVSESQGCLACGSSEHPNSTSEFFRISSAFKKYEDEAKSVAAVPTSFAREEVRIEFELKNLLDQMKKHQKRFDLLMARDKKAQEEFQRRKNMFLFLGHLKASMETFESLADGGEFQKDISILQEEYKGLINLVDPKGVQRRIDNATAHISQGILNHLKSLDVEDKYRKIAPKFSVKDLNISVLSDDGHWHFLAEVGSASNWVSFHIALMCSLQEYFLEQATSCVPSFVIFDQPSQVYFPKVKRGVENVENDPKYEGDEDVAAVKSMFKTLAKSVLDKEGAWQSIILDHADNSIYGGIEGVHEVEEWRNGKKLIPAEWIE; encoded by the coding sequence ATGAAATTTCAACTATTAAAATTAATCGTTTGGCCAAGGTCTGATGAATTTCCGCCAAGAATTGTAGACTTTAAACCGGGAAAAGTGAACGTCATAACAGGGGCGTCACGTACAGGGAAATCTGCGATTATTCCAATTATTGATTATTGTTTAGCTTCAAGTGATTGTTTTATACCTATAGATACTATTCGTAATTATGCATCTTGGTATGGGGTTGTTTTCCAAACAGAAACAGAACAAATTCTGATTTCCCGAAAAATCCCTCTTGGCAATAAAGTTTCAAATGATTTTTATCTTTTGCGTGGATCCATAGTAAGCATTCCTCCTGCAATCAAAAAGGCAAACGAAAACACTGACGGAGTAAAGCATATTTTGAACACCATTTCATCTGTGCCCTATCTTCCCTTGGATGGTGGGGATGGGGAAAGAGCTTATCAAGCTCGATTAGGGTTTCGAGATCTGATGGCATTGGTTTTTCAAAACCAGGACATTGTGGCCAATCAAAACATACTGTTTTATAAAACTCATGCACATGAACATCGGGAACGGTTGCGGAATTGGTTTCCTTTCATCTTGGGTGCAGAGAATATTGAAATTTTAACGGCAAGACAACGTCTTCAGATTGTCGAAAAGCGGCTCAACCAATTGAGGAGAGAGTTTGAAAAATCTAAGGCAATATCTGCTTCCTGGATGGCTAATATGCTTGGTCATATAAAAGTAGCAAAGGAATATGGAATACTGGAAGAAGATGTTTCAGATGCGACTAGCCCAGAAGACTTGTTAGCGGCGGCAAAACGTATCTTTGAGCATATTCCTGAACATTCGCAGACAAAATTTGAAAATATCGAAAAGGCGAATAAAGAAGTCTTAGAATTGGAACTTGAAGAGGAACGGATAAGTGCAGAGATTGGTGTTTCCAAAAAAAGACTTAATGATGTTCAACGCTTAAAATCTAGCTTGCTCGATTATGGGAATTCTGTGCGAAAGAGGGTCGATAGATTACATATTTCACAATGGTTGGAAAATATAGTATCAGAATCGCAGGGATGTCTCGCCTGCGGGAGTTCTGAACACCCCAATAGCACCTCTGAATTTTTTAGGATTTCCTCTGCATTCAAGAAGTATGAAGATGAAGCAAAAAGCGTAGCGGCAGTGCCTACTTCATTTGCAAGAGAAGAAGTGCGAATCGAATTTGAATTGAAGAACCTTTTAGATCAAATGAAAAAGCATCAGAAACGATTTGATTTGTTGATGGCACGGGATAAAAAAGCGCAGGAAGAATTTCAGCGCAGGAAAAATATGTTTCTATTTCTTGGACATTTAAAAGCATCTATGGAAACATTTGAAAGTCTTGCAGATGGTGGTGAGTTTCAAAAAGATATATCCATCTTGCAAGAGGAATATAAAGGTCTGATAAATTTGGTCGACCCCAAAGGTGTACAACGACGTATTGACAACGCAACGGCCCACATCTCTCAGGGGATTCTTAACCATTTAAAGTCTTTGGATGTAGAGGATAAGTATCGAAAGATTGCCCCTAAATTTAGTGTTAAAGATTTAAATATTTCAGTACTGAGTGATGATGGTCATTGGCATTTTCTTGCTGAAGTTGGTAGTGCTTCAAACTGGGTGTCTTTTCATATTGCTTTAATGTGTTCTTTGCAAGAATATTTTTTGGAGCAAGCGACATCGTGTGTTCCTAGTTTCGTAATTTTTGATCAACCCAGCCAGGTATATTTCCCCAAAGTAAAGAGAGGTGTTGAGAATGTGGAAAATGATCCTAAATATGAGGGTGATGAAGATGTTGCCGCAGTAAAGAGCATGTTCAAAACTCTCGCCAAATCGGTTTTAGATAAAGAAGGCGCATGGCAAAGCATCATTCTTGATCATGCAGACAATAGTATATATGGTGGGATTGAAGGTGTCCATGAAGTCGAGGAATGGCGAAATGGGAAAAAGTTGATTCCAGCAGAATGGATTGAATGA
- a CDS encoding three component ABC system middle component — MGQLVEEVKLWNTPLVGAYLLWRFTQGYCNGHPHGDAPIGLLHFVASAILTNKTLLKPISNKRNDLQSFARSFEVSKDSDILLTIQERAREKREYTLAAIDIAIAEGLMVWDADSGKLYPRNLTQLPGRKKTLKGQIRDDGNKAEILGKWFSKHDLPTIAAYLKVVF; from the coding sequence ATGGGACAATTAGTGGAGGAAGTAAAACTCTGGAACACTCCTCTGGTAGGTGCCTATTTGCTTTGGAGGTTTACTCAAGGATACTGCAATGGACATCCGCACGGGGATGCTCCAATTGGGCTGTTACATTTTGTGGCTAGTGCCATACTGACGAATAAGACACTTCTTAAACCAATAAGCAATAAAAGAAACGATCTACAATCATTTGCTCGTAGCTTTGAAGTCTCAAAAGACTCAGACATATTGTTAACCATACAGGAGCGGGCAAGAGAGAAGCGTGAGTATACCTTGGCGGCAATTGATATTGCTATTGCTGAAGGATTAATGGTCTGGGATGCTGATAGTGGCAAATTGTATCCTCGCAATTTAACACAACTCCCTGGTCGCAAAAAAACTTTGAAAGGGCAAATCAGGGATGATGGGAATAAGGCTGAGATTCTTGGGAAGTGGTTTTCTAAACACGACCTGCCTACTATTGCAGCTTATCTTAAGGTGGTATTCTGA
- a CDS encoding ISAzo13 family transposase — protein sequence MVKLLEELMEGDTAGDPMGKGKIWTRRSTRTLKKECGDRGVSVCATTVSRLLKDMDYSLRVNRKTIAETRHPDRNRQFEIINETKKYFEDSGQPIISVDSKKKELIGNFRNEGKAWTKIVNEVLAHDFRSQAIGVGCPFGIYELLTNLGTVIVGTSYDTPEFAVESIKIWLDEFGWKRYPCAKELLILCDAGGSNGFRPRLWKYALYQNICKVYGLSIRICH from the coding sequence GTGGTAAAACTTCTTGAAGAATTGATGGAGGGCGATACTGCAGGAGACCCAATGGGTAAAGGAAAAATATGGACGAGAAGAAGCACACGTACTCTAAAAAAAGAATGCGGTGATAGAGGTGTAAGCGTATGTGCAACAACAGTTAGCAGGCTTCTTAAGGACATGGATTATTCTCTGAGAGTAAATCGCAAAACGATAGCAGAGACACGTCATCCGGACCGTAATAGACAGTTTGAAATTATTAATGAGACAAAAAAGTATTTTGAAGATTCTGGTCAGCCAATAATCAGTGTTGACAGTAAGAAAAAGGAATTGATAGGTAATTTCAGAAATGAGGGCAAGGCGTGGACAAAAATAGTAAATGAAGTTTTGGCCCATGATTTTCGTTCTCAGGCAATTGGTGTTGGATGTCCGTTTGGTATCTATGAATTGCTGACTAATTTAGGGACAGTTATTGTTGGTACGTCCTATGACACACCGGAATTTGCAGTCGAGTCAATTAAGATTTGGCTGGATGAATTTGGTTGGAAGAGGTATCCATGCGCAAAAGAACTCCTTATTCTTTGTGACGCAGGAGGGAGCAACGGATTTCGTCCCCGGTTGTGGAAATATGCGCTTTATCAAAATATTTGTAAAGTTTACGGACTCTCCATCAGGATTTGCCACTAG
- a CDS encoding DUF2281 domain-containing protein, translated as MSKKELLIREIEQVPEPFLDEVLDFVHFLKTKILREKLDITIVSESSLKKDWLRPEEDEAWQSL; from the coding sequence ATGAGCAAAAAAGAATTACTTATACGTGAAATTGAACAAGTTCCAGAACCTTTTCTTGATGAGGTATTAGATTTTGTCCATTTTCTAAAGACAAAGATACTCAGGGAAAAGCTCGATATCACTATTGTGAGTGAATCTTCTCTTAAAAAAGATTGGCTAAGACCAGAGGAAGACGAGGCATGGCAAAGTTTGTAA
- a CDS encoding group II intron maturase-specific domain-containing protein, with amino-acid sequence MRDITRRTQGVNLQAIVDTLNPVIRGHVNYFRLGNVQKVYRSLDCWVRMRLRCFKFSRKWRTDNKRFPVHRFFKMGLLSFEREFLKACAKA; translated from the coding sequence ATCAGAGACATCACCAGACGTACACAGGGCGTCAATCTGCAAGCCATCGTTGATACATTAAACCCCGTAATTCGTGGGCATGTCAACTATTTTCGGCTGGGCAATGTACAAAAGGTATATCGCTCATTAGACTGTTGGGTACGCATGAGACTGAGATGTTTCAAGTTCTCAAGAAAATGGAGAACAGACAACAAGCGTTTCCCTGTTCACCGATTCTTTAAAATGGGGTTACTCTCATTCGAAAGAGAATTTCTTAAGGCGTGTGCTAAAGCATGA
- the ltrA gene encoding group II intron reverse transcriptase/maturase, with product MLKYHSLRDKVFSLKNLYAAFKHVKKNKGKAGLDRVSIKQFESNLDVNIMSIHQELKTAIYNPAPVLRVYIPKGRHDKRPLGIPIVKDRIVQQAFRQIIEPIFEKGFSDNSFGFRPDRCCHDAIKRLEQYKQEGYTSVLDADIMAFYDTIPHKLIMDSLREKIADGWVLNSIENMLKAGVMEDGIVHETNKGTPQGGVISPLLANLIGDIIDKELEKAGYKFVRYADDFVVMTKTKDELPAALSYVKEIIAGKLGMKLSEDKTKLTNFERGFRFLGYDSKGKYKGISTKSLNKLKSLS from the coding sequence ATGCTTAAGTATCATTCATTAAGAGACAAGGTGTTTAGTCTGAAAAACCTTTATGCTGCTTTCAAACACGTAAAGAAGAATAAAGGCAAAGCTGGTCTTGACAGGGTAAGTATTAAGCAATTTGAGTCCAATCTTGATGTGAATATCATGAGTATCCATCAGGAACTCAAGACTGCCATATACAACCCTGCGCCTGTCCTGCGGGTATACATCCCCAAAGGCAGGCATGACAAGAGACCTCTTGGCATTCCCATTGTTAAGGACAGGATTGTACAGCAGGCGTTCAGGCAAATCATAGAGCCAATATTTGAGAAAGGATTCTCAGATAACAGCTTTGGATTTCGCCCTGACAGATGCTGTCACGATGCTATCAAACGGCTTGAACAGTATAAGCAGGAAGGGTATACCAGCGTCCTTGATGCCGATATAATGGCATTCTATGACACCATACCCCATAAGCTTATTATGGACTCCTTACGTGAGAAAATTGCTGATGGATGGGTTTTGAACAGTATTGAGAACATGCTCAAGGCAGGGGTCATGGAGGACGGCATCGTGCACGAGACAAACAAAGGCACTCCGCAAGGAGGCGTCATTTCCCCTTTGCTTGCAAACCTTATCGGTGACATCATCGACAAGGAACTTGAAAAGGCTGGATATAAGTTTGTCCGATACGCCGATGATTTCGTTGTCATGACTAAAACAAAAGATGAACTCCCAGCCGCCCTCAGCTATGTCAAAGAAATCATTGCAGGGAAACTTGGAATGAAGCTGAGCGAGGATAAAACCAAGCTCACCAACTTCGAAAGAGGTTTCAGGTTTCTCGGATACGATTCCAAGGGCAAGTATAAGGGTATAAGCACGAAATCACTGAACAAACTCAAGAGCCTGTCCTGA
- a CDS encoding NYN domain-containing protein: MIIDKYTKAFVTNFFQRDEFTPYVNTITIRRYWFSSYKGSEDIGNNLKTELRCLGFEPVLFKKRGDREKGVDIALTREMLINAFNQNFDIGFLITSDEDYVVLVKDVKRYGQIVGGGFFKNGLSKHLKVEFDHFIELKVNTSNDKKFIDNILSTMHKNKQ; encoded by the coding sequence GTGATTATTGATAAATATACAAAAGCATTTGTAACAAATTTTTTTCAACGTGATGAGTTTACTCCCTATGTTAATACTATAACAATTAGACGTTACTGGTTCTCCTCTTATAAAGGAAGTGAAGACATTGGTAATAATCTAAAAACAGAATTGAGATGCTTAGGATTTGAACCTGTTCTTTTTAAGAAACGCGGAGATCGAGAAAAAGGAGTTGATATAGCTCTAACCCGAGAAATGTTAATTAATGCATTTAACCAGAATTTTGATATTGGCTTTCTTATTACAAGCGATGAAGATTATGTTGTACTGGTTAAAGATGTTAAGCGCTATGGACAAATAGTTGGAGGCGGTTTTTTCAAAAATGGATTATCAAAGCATTTAAAAGTAGAATTTGATCATTTTATAGAGTTAAAAGTAAACACGAGTAATGACAAGAAATTTATAGATAATATTCTAAGTACAATGCATAAAAACAAACAATAA